Within the Chlamydiota bacterium genome, the region AAAAGGCTGCCAAGGCGCTTAAAGAAATTGCAGACAAACATGCATTAGCGCTTTGCCATGGTAATGGTCCGCAAGTGGGTTTGCTTGCTTTGCAATCTGCAGCTTATACAGAGGTGAAGCCTTATAGTTTAGATGTTCTTGTTGCAGAAAGTCAAGGGATGATTGGGTACTTGATGCAAAATGGTCTATATAATGAAGGGCTGAGATCTACTGTAACCCTTTTGACTCAAGTTGTGGTTGATGCCAATGACTCATCCTTTCAAACACCCAGCAAACCGATTGGCCCTGTCTATGACAAAGAAACAGCCCTGCAGTTAGCAAAAGAAAAAAATTGGGATGTCGCACCCGATGGTGATTACTATAGAAGAGTGGTGGCATCACCCATTCCAAAAGAGATTGTAGAAATCGAAATTGTTCGAGATCTGATCGAAAAAAACTACGTGCCCATTTTTTGTGGTGGTGGAGGTGTTGCCGTTGTACGTGATGCAGATGGAAAGCTGATAGGAAAAGAGGCAGTGATTGATAAAGATAGAGTCTCTTCGCTCGCCGCAGAAAATTTAAACGCTGATCTGTTTTTAGTTCTTACAGATGTTGAGGGTGTGTGCGAAAACTGGGGAACAGATAAACAACGTACGATTCGATCCATTTCGCCAAAACAACTTCGAGACATGGATTTTGCCAAAGGTTCCATGGGGCCAAAAGTAGAAGCGGTCTGCCATTTTGTAGAAAAGACAAATAAAACTGCTGCTATTGGAAGCCTGTTTCATGCAGAAGCGCTGCTAAAAGAAGAAGCAGGAACATGGATTAAGCCTAATGTGGATAAAATAACCTATTACTGATGTTATGCAGTAAATTTTGTTTAGAAGAGGAGCGAAAGGGACGAGATACAAGTATTGCGATGAAGTTCAACTCAGATGAGAGTTGGACAAAAAGCTAGACGCAGTAGATTGTTCCTTGCAGTCCTCTTATAAACAGAAGGAATTGTATAATATCAGTAACTTATTGAGGAGATAGTATGCCAATCAATTTAAAAGGTCGTCATTTTTTGACACTCAAAGATTTTACTCCTAGAGAGATTGAGTATTTGCTCGATTTGTCTTTTCATCTAAAGAAAAAAAAGCTGCAAGGTATCAAGGGGAATTTGCTTGATGGCAAAAACATTGTGCTGATTTTTGAAAAAGCATCGACAAGAACACGCTGCGCGTTTGAAGTTGGGGCCTACGACGAGGGCGCAAAAGTGACATTTTTAGCCAATAGCCACATAGGAAAGAAAGAATCGATCGAAGATACAGCCAAAGTGCTTGGACGCTACTATGATGGCATCGAATTTCGCGGATTTAAGCAAAGTACCGTTGAGATGATGGCAAAACATGCGGGCGTTCCTATCTGGAATGGACTGACAGATGAGTACCATCCTACACAAATTCTTGCTGATTTTTTAACGATGAAAGAGCACTTAAACAAACCTCTTTCCCAAGTAAAAATGGTGTTTGTAGGAGATGTGAATAATAATATGGGTAGATCTTTGATGATAGGATGCGCAAAATTAGGCATGCATTTTGTAGGACTTGGGCCCAAAGCTATTTTCCCTAAAAAGACTTTTATTGCAGACATTATGAAACATGCCTCCCTGGGTGCAAAAATTGAGTTGCATTCCAATATTGAAAAAGCTGTCAAAGGTGCTGATGTGATCTATACCGATGTGTGGGTGTCTATGGGTGAAGAAAGCAAATATGATGAACGTATCCGTCTCTTAAAACCTTATCAAGTCAACATGAAGATGATGAAAAAGACAGGAAATAAGC harbors:
- the arcC1 gene encoding Carbamate kinase 1 — its product is MLVLVALGGNALIQRGESLEEEVQLKNVKKAAKALKEIADKHALALCHGNGPQVGLLALQSAAYTEVKPYSLDVLVAESQGMIGYLMQNGLYNEGLRSTVTLLTQVVVDANDSSFQTPSKPIGPVYDKETALQLAKEKNWDVAPDGDYYRRVVASPIPKEIVEIEIVRDLIEKNYVPIFCGGGGVAVVRDADGKLIGKEAVIDKDRVSSLAAENLNADLFLVLTDVEGVCENWGTDKQRTIRSISPKQLRDMDFAKGSMGPKVEAVCHFVEKTNKTAAIGSLFHAEALLKEEAGTWIKPNVDKITYY
- the argF gene encoding Ornithine carbamoyltransferase, which gives rise to MPINLKGRHFLTLKDFTPREIEYLLDLSFHLKKKKLQGIKGNLLDGKNIVLIFEKASTRTRCAFEVGAYDEGAKVTFLANSHIGKKESIEDTAKVLGRYYDGIEFRGFKQSTVEMMAKHAGVPIWNGLTDEYHPTQILADFLTMKEHLNKPLSQVKMVFVGDVNNNMGRSLMIGCAKLGMHFVGLGPKAIFPKKTFIADIMKHASLGAKIELHSNIEKAVKGADVIYTDVWVSMGEESKYDERIRLLKPYQVNMKMMKKTGNKHAIFMHCLPAFHDQNTVVGKELYKKYGLRELEVTDEVFRSHYSVVFEEAENRLHTIKAVMVSTIGNV